In Bacteroidia bacterium, the following proteins share a genomic window:
- the fsa gene encoding fructose-6-phosphate aldolase encodes MKFFIDTANLKHIEEAASMGILDGVTTNPSLMAKEGVKNYEQHYKTICALLKELPVSAEVIATDLEGMIKEGSALAEIADNIVIKIPLTKSGIKAIQYFHQQGVKTNCTLCFSATQALIAAKAGATYISPFIGRLDDISTEGMQLIEQIRTIYDNYGFATEILAASIRHPLHVLQAALVGADVATMPFSVIEQLFRHPLTDIGLEKFLADHQKNLL; translated from the coding sequence ATGAAATTTTTCATAGATACCGCTAATCTTAAACATATTGAAGAAGCGGCAAGCATGGGCATTTTAGACGGAGTAACTACTAATCCTTCCCTAATGGCAAAAGAAGGTGTAAAAAATTATGAGCAACACTATAAAACTATCTGCGCTTTACTTAAAGAACTACCTGTAAGTGCCGAAGTAATTGCCACAGATTTAGAAGGAATGATAAAAGAAGGTTCAGCTTTGGCAGAAATAGCGGATAATATCGTTATCAAAATTCCTTTAACCAAAAGCGGTATAAAAGCTATTCAGTATTTTCATCAACAAGGCGTAAAAACGAATTGTACACTTTGTTTTAGTGCTACACAAGCTTTAATAGCGGCAAAAGCAGGGGCTACCTACATTAGCCCGTTTATAGGTAGATTAGATGACATTAGCACAGAAGGAATGCAGCTTATTGAACAAATCCGAACTATTTATGACAACTATGGTTTTGCAACAGAAATTTTAGCAGCCAGCATTCGGCACCCTTTGCATGTATTGCAAGCAGCTTTAGTCGGAGCAGATGTAGCGACTATGCCTTTTAGTGTCATAGAGCAGCTATTTCGTCATCCTTTAACTGATATAGGTTTAGAAAAATTTTTAGCTGATCATCAGAAAAATTTGCTGTAA
- the fusA gene encoding elongation factor G: protein MPKVKDLNFLRNIGIMAHIDAGKTTTTERILFYTGVVHKMGEVHDGAATMDWMEQEKERGITITSAATTCMWKYRGQEYQINIIDTPGHVDFTVEVERSLRVLDGAVALFCAVGGVEPQSETVWRQANKYKVPRICFVNKMDRAGANFFKVVKEIRDVLGAKAVPLQVPIGEEDTFRGVVDLVRNQAIIWNEHDLGMTYVEVPTPDELKDLVEQYRNELFEAIAEFDDHLLEKYLGGEEITEDEVRTAIRKATISMSIFPVLCGSAFKNKGVQTMLDAVVSYLPSPLDLPPVEGVNPNTEEKEIRKTDENEPFAGLAFKIMTDPYVGRLAFIRVYSGKLEAGSYVLNTRTGEKERISRLIQMHANRQNPIDVVSAGDIAAAVGFKNIRTGDTLCFVEKPIRLESIEFAKPVIDMALEPKTQADMEKMSAALQKLAEEDPTFKVRIDEETGQTIISGMGELHLEIIVDRLKREFKVEANQGQPQVAYREAITKTVSKRVVFKKQTGGRGKYADVAVEIGPREDGQQGLEFINNIVGGAIPKEFIPSVEKGIRSAMQNGVLAGYEVIALKVRLFDGSYHPVDSDSLSFEIAGRMAFKQCCLEADPILLEPIMSVEVVTPEEYLGDVIGDLNRRRGIIEGTDSKANAQVIKAKVPLSEMFGYVTTLRTITSGRASSTMVFSHYAEAPRNIAEEVIARNKGKKVLAEDE from the coding sequence ATGCCAAAAGTAAAAGACCTAAATTTTCTGCGTAATATCGGTATCATGGCGCATATTGACGCAGGAAAGACTACTACTACCGAGCGGATTCTGTTTTATACAGGTGTAGTGCATAAAATGGGCGAAGTGCATGATGGTGCAGCTACAATGGACTGGATGGAACAAGAAAAAGAAAGAGGTATCACCATCACTTCGGCAGCTACCACTTGCATGTGGAAGTACAGAGGTCAAGAGTATCAAATTAACATTATCGATACTCCTGGGCACGTAGATTTTACCGTAGAAGTAGAACGCTCTTTACGTGTATTAGATGGTGCAGTAGCATTATTCTGTGCCGTAGGTGGTGTAGAGCCCCAATCTGAAACTGTATGGCGCCAAGCTAACAAATACAAAGTTCCCCGAATCTGCTTTGTCAATAAAATGGACAGAGCAGGGGCAAACTTCTTCAAAGTAGTTAAAGAAATCCGAGATGTACTAGGTGCCAAAGCAGTACCCCTCCAAGTCCCTATTGGCGAAGAAGATACTTTTAGAGGTGTAGTAGACTTAGTGCGCAACCAAGCTATTATATGGAATGAGCATGACTTAGGAATGACTTATGTAGAAGTACCTACACCCGATGAACTCAAAGATTTAGTAGAGCAATACAGAAATGAACTATTTGAAGCCATTGCAGAGTTTGATGACCATCTACTAGAAAAATACTTAGGTGGAGAAGAAATTACAGAAGACGAAGTACGCACTGCAATACGCAAGGCTACCATTTCAATGTCTATATTTCCCGTTTTATGTGGTTCAGCCTTCAAAAATAAAGGCGTACAAACCATGTTAGATGCAGTTGTTTCTTACCTCCCCTCACCTCTTGACTTACCTCCTGTGGAAGGTGTAAACCCCAACACAGAAGAAAAAGAAATTCGCAAAACTGATGAAAATGAACCTTTCGCAGGATTGGCTTTCAAAATTATGACAGACCCCTACGTAGGTAGATTAGCCTTTATCAGAGTATATTCAGGTAAGTTAGAAGCAGGTTCGTATGTTTTAAACACGCGCACAGGGGAAAAAGAACGCATTTCTCGACTAATTCAGATGCACGCCAATCGCCAAAATCCTATTGATGTGGTATCTGCGGGAGATATTGCCGCAGCCGTAGGCTTCAAAAATATTCGTACAGGGGATACGCTTTGTTTTGTAGAAAAACCTATCCGCTTAGAGTCTATTGAGTTCGCTAAGCCTGTAATAGACATGGCGCTAGAACCTAAGACCCAAGCCGATATGGAAAAAATGAGCGCAGCACTCCAAAAATTAGCTGAAGAAGACCCCACTTTCAAAGTCAGAATAGATGAAGAAACAGGGCAAACAATTATCTCAGGAATGGGTGAACTACACCTCGAAATTATTGTAGACCGATTGAAACGAGAGTTCAAAGTAGAAGCTAATCAAGGACAACCCCAAGTAGCTTATCGTGAAGCCATAACAAAAACTGTTTCTAAGCGTGTAGTATTCAAAAAACAAACAGGTGGTAGAGGTAAGTACGCAGACGTAGCCGTAGAAATAGGACCTCGTGAAGATGGACAACAAGGACTAGAATTTATCAATAACATTGTAGGGGGTGCTATTCCCAAAGAATTTATTCCTTCGGTAGAAAAAGGTATCCGAAGCGCTATGCAAAACGGCGTACTAGCAGGATATGAAGTAATTGCACTCAAAGTGCGCTTGTTTGATGGCAGCTATCACCCCGTAGATAGTGATTCCTTATCTTTTGAAATCGCAGGTAGAATGGCATTCAAGCAGTGCTGTTTAGAAGCCGATCCTATTTTGCTTGAGCCCATTATGTCCGTAGAAGTAGTTACACCCGAAGAGTATTTAGGCGACGTGATTGGAGATTTGAACCGCCGTAGGGGAATTATTGAAGGTACAGACAGTAAAGCAAACGCACAGGTGATTAAAGCCAAAGTACCATTGAGTGAAATGTTCGGATATGTAACTACTCTACGTACAATTACTTCAGGGCGTGCTTCTTCAACTATGGTTTTTTCTCACTATGCAGAAGCACCCCGAAATATTGCCGAAGAAGTTATTGCACGTAATAAGGGCAAAAAAGTATTGGCAGAGGACGAATAG